GAGCCAGAGGATATCAATGAACTGAACCGGTGGTTCCAGCATTACCTCCACGTCTACAACACTGAGCGGCCCCATATGGGGCTTAATATGCAAAGACCAAAGGAGGCCATCGCCCTGTACCAAAAGTCGTGAACCATTACAGTTCCCTT
The genomic region above belongs to Chloroflexota bacterium and contains:
- a CDS encoding integrase core domain-containing protein, coding for EPEDINELNRWFQHYLHVYNTERPHMGLNMQRPKEAIALYQKS